The Chryseobacterium sp. 52 genome includes a region encoding these proteins:
- a CDS encoding NAD(P)H-hydrate dehydratase, translated as MKIFTAEQIRHWDRFTISNEPVSSIQLMERASEALAGWISENCKNHKKIVIFCGKGNNGGDGLAVARMLYMKGFDVDVFVRNTKGKFSQEASVNLKRLRDFSGISVREFKEVEQYNFDNRTVIIDALFGTGLSRPLEGENKELINLLNNKNAIKISIDIPSGLSVDEIFQEDPVIFKADYTLSFQCWKKTFLHPETGKYAGKVIIFNINLHPEYLETETTEYFIIDEKIIDGIFKMRQDFSHKGTYGKVTIAGGSYGKIGAAVLATRSALKTGAGLTFTLAPECGYEILQTSCPEAMFTKSGNEYIENFEPENSMIYGVGPGLGTHEKTEKGLLNFLKEYHDPLVLDADALNMISNDHKNLKLIPERSVITPHPKEFERLFGSTENSFDRLELARKKAVELNILIVLKDHHTQIVTPDGNVFYNITGNSGLAKGGSGDILTGVLASLMAQGYSEENACILGVWLHGRAADLAAEKHSKESMLPTDVINAFGNVFEELNRRVAVKL; from the coding sequence ATGAAAATTTTCACCGCAGAACAAATCCGCCATTGGGACCGTTTTACTATTTCGAATGAACCAGTTTCTTCCATACAGCTCATGGAAAGAGCTTCGGAGGCATTGGCCGGATGGATCTCTGAAAACTGTAAAAATCACAAAAAAATAGTCATATTCTGTGGCAAAGGAAATAACGGCGGTGATGGGCTGGCTGTGGCAAGAATGCTTTATATGAAGGGATTTGATGTAGATGTTTTTGTCCGGAACACGAAAGGGAAATTTTCTCAGGAAGCTTCTGTCAATTTAAAAAGGCTGCGGGATTTCTCCGGAATTTCTGTCAGAGAATTCAAAGAAGTGGAGCAGTATAATTTTGACAACAGAACGGTCATTATTGATGCTCTGTTTGGTACAGGTCTGTCCCGGCCTTTGGAAGGGGAGAACAAAGAACTGATCAATCTGTTAAATAATAAAAACGCCATTAAAATTTCTATTGATATTCCTTCCGGACTGTCTGTTGATGAGATTTTTCAAGAAGATCCTGTTATTTTTAAAGCCGATTACACCCTAAGCTTTCAATGTTGGAAAAAAACTTTTCTTCATCCTGAAACAGGAAAATATGCAGGAAAAGTGATTATTTTCAACATAAATCTGCATCCGGAATATCTGGAAACAGAAACTACTGAATATTTTATCATTGATGAAAAAATTATCGATGGTATTTTTAAAATGCGACAGGATTTTTCACATAAAGGAACGTATGGAAAAGTGACCATTGCCGGAGGAAGTTATGGCAAAATAGGAGCGGCGGTATTAGCTACAAGATCTGCCCTGAAAACAGGAGCGGGTCTTACCTTTACACTCGCACCGGAATGCGGATATGAAATTCTGCAGACTTCCTGTCCTGAAGCTATGTTCACAAAAAGTGGAAACGAGTACATAGAAAATTTCGAGCCAGAAAATAGTATGATATATGGTGTTGGACCTGGGTTGGGAACTCATGAAAAAACAGAGAAAGGCCTTCTGAATTTTCTGAAAGAATATCATGATCCTCTGGTTTTGGATGCCGATGCATTAAATATGATTTCAAACGATCATAAAAATCTGAAGCTGATTCCGGAACGGTCTGTCATAACTCCACATCCTAAAGAATTTGAACGCTTATTTGGAAGCACGGAAAACTCTTTTGACAGACTGGAACTTGCCCGTAAAAAAGCGGTAGAATTGAATATCCTCATTGTATTAAAGGATCACCATACCCAGATTGTTACCCCTGACGGAAATGTGTTTTATAATATCACCGGAAATTCAGGGCTTGCCAAAGGAGGGAGTGGAGATATTCTTACCGGTGTTCTGGCTTCACTGATGGCTCAGGGATACTCTGAAGAAAACGCATGTATATTGGGTGTCTGGCTCCACGGAAGAGCAGCAGATCTGGCGGCCGAAAAACATTCCAAAGAATCGATGCTTCCTACAGATGTGATCAATGCATTCGGAAATGTTTTTGAGGAATTAAATAGAAGAGTTGCAGTAAAGCTCTGA
- the lgt gene encoding prolipoprotein diacylglyceryl transferase: METPFKIWDPSKGIQLGPVTLHFYSLMFVFAFGFGYVLMLRIFKIDNVNQKYLEPLFTWTLIGTILGARLGHVIFYQPELFKQDFWSVFLPISTKNGLKFTGFSGLASHGATIALIFTTLYYAFKIIKKNPFWVYDRIGIVVALGGAFVRIGNFFNSEIVGKTVDPNSPFAILFPQQSSEYGFTVPRYPSQLFEAIGYVCLFILLWVLYRKTNKKYQQGWLFGLFFIILWAIRFFVEFLKEPQGDEFIHIGSLNTGQVLSIPFMIAGVVIMIISKRFKITQAENEKPE, translated from the coding sequence CTGGAAACGCCTTTCAAAATATGGGATCCTTCAAAAGGTATTCAGTTGGGACCAGTTACGCTGCATTTCTACAGCTTAATGTTTGTATTTGCATTTGGTTTCGGTTATGTTTTAATGCTTAGAATCTTCAAAATCGACAATGTGAACCAGAAATATCTGGAACCGCTTTTCACATGGACGCTGATTGGTACTATTTTAGGAGCAAGACTGGGCCATGTTATTTTCTATCAGCCGGAACTGTTTAAGCAGGACTTCTGGAGCGTATTTTTGCCGATAAGTACTAAAAACGGTCTGAAATTCACAGGATTTTCCGGATTAGCGAGTCATGGAGCTACAATAGCATTGATTTTCACTACTTTATATTATGCATTCAAGATCATCAAGAAGAATCCTTTCTGGGTATATGACAGAATAGGAATCGTGGTGGCTTTGGGTGGAGCATTTGTAAGAATCGGTAATTTTTTCAATTCTGAGATTGTAGGAAAAACAGTTGATCCTAATTCTCCTTTCGCCATTCTTTTCCCGCAACAGAGCAGCGAATACGGGTTTACCGTTCCGCGTTATCCAAGTCAGCTTTTTGAAGCGATTGGCTATGTATGTCTTTTCATTTTATTATGGGTATTATACAGAAAAACAAACAAAAAATATCAGCAGGGATGGTTGTTTGGATTATTCTTCATCATCCTTTGGGCCATCAGATTCTTTGTTGAATTCCTGAAAGAACCGCAAGGGGATGAATTTATTCACATCGGTTCCCTGAATACGGGACAGGTACTTTCCATTCCGTTTATGATCGCGGGCGTTGTGATTATGATTATTTCTAAAAGATTCAAGATCACTCAGGCAGAAAACGAAAAACCGGAATAG
- the yidD gene encoding membrane protein insertion efficiency factor YidD has translation MKLTFNKIISFPLVILIKFYQWFISPLLPKNCRYEPTCSHYMVEALQVHGIFKGLWMGVKRISKCHPWGGSGYDPVPPKKINQ, from the coding sequence TTGAAACTTACATTCAATAAAATTATTAGTTTTCCTTTGGTAATTTTGATCAAATTTTATCAGTGGTTTATTTCGCCTTTACTGCCGAAAAACTGCCGTTATGAACCTACCTGTTCTCATTATATGGTGGAAGCGCTTCAGGTTCATGGTATTTTTAAAGGGCTTTGGATGGGTGTAAAGAGAATTTCAAAATGCCATCCCTGGGGAGGCAGCGGCTACGACCCTGTTCCACCGAAAAAAATTAATCAATAA
- a CDS encoding replication-associated recombination protein A, with amino-acid sequence MSQNIPLAEKLRPKTLEEVLGQEHLTGEKGTIRKMIENNALNSLILWGPPGTGKTTLAEIISEKSGRKFYKLSAVSSGVKDVRDVIDDAKKQNLFSGKSPILFIDEIHRFNKSQQDSLLHAVEKGWIVLIGATTENPSFEVVSALLSRSQVYILKALTYEKLEELITIASDRYNKDEGTDFKITENEAFIQYSGGDARKLINSVELVLNQYMNSDKKEISNTDVLDILQETMALYDKNGEQHYDIISAFIKSMRGGDPNGAVYWLARMIAGGEDIKFIARRMLILAAEDIGLANPNALVMANNCFQAVNVIGNPESRIILSETAVYLAVSPKSNSTYMAINEALALVKQTGNLPVPLHLRNAPTKLMKDLDYGKEYKYAHSYEGNFVDQDFLPEEIKNVKLYQPGNNATEKKIYEELKKKWNNRY; translated from the coding sequence TTGAGCCAAAATATTCCATTAGCCGAAAAATTAAGACCCAAAACCCTGGAAGAAGTTCTTGGGCAGGAACATCTTACCGGTGAAAAAGGTACGATCAGGAAGATGATCGAAAATAACGCGCTGAATTCACTCATTCTCTGGGGACCTCCCGGTACCGGAAAAACAACCCTGGCGGAAATTATTTCTGAAAAATCAGGCAGAAAATTCTACAAGCTTTCAGCTGTTTCTTCAGGAGTGAAAGATGTCCGTGACGTTATTGATGATGCTAAAAAGCAGAATTTATTCTCAGGGAAATCTCCTATTCTCTTCATAGATGAGATTCACCGGTTTAATAAATCCCAGCAGGATTCATTGCTACATGCTGTGGAGAAAGGATGGATTGTTTTAATTGGTGCCACCACGGAAAATCCAAGTTTTGAAGTCGTTTCTGCATTGTTATCCAGAAGTCAGGTATATATTTTAAAAGCATTGACTTATGAAAAACTTGAAGAACTGATTACGATTGCTTCCGACAGGTATAATAAAGATGAAGGGACTGATTTTAAAATCACAGAAAATGAAGCTTTTATTCAGTATTCAGGGGGTGATGCAAGAAAACTGATCAATTCCGTTGAGCTTGTTCTTAACCAGTACATGAATTCGGATAAAAAAGAAATCAGCAACACAGATGTTCTGGACATCTTACAGGAAACCATGGCGCTGTACGATAAGAATGGTGAACAACATTATGATATTATCTCCGCTTTTATAAAATCGATGCGCGGAGGTGATCCGAACGGAGCCGTTTACTGGCTGGCAAGAATGATCGCAGGAGGGGAGGATATTAAATTTATCGCACGAAGGATGCTTATTCTTGCCGCTGAAGATATCGGATTGGCTAATCCTAATGCTTTGGTGATGGCGAACAACTGTTTTCAGGCCGTTAATGTAATCGGTAATCCGGAATCAAGGATCATCTTAAGTGAGACTGCAGTCTATCTTGCTGTTTCTCCTAAAAGCAATTCAACTTATATGGCGATCAATGAAGCACTGGCTCTTGTAAAGCAAACCGGAAATCTGCCTGTGCCATTGCATCTGAGGAATGCTCCTACTAAACTAATGAAAGATCTGGATTACGGTAAAGAATATAAATATGCCCATTCCTACGAAGGTAATTTTGTAGATCAGGACTTTCTGCCTGAGGAAATTAAAAATGTAAAATTGTATCAGCCTGGAAACAATGCTACAGAAAAGAAAATCTACGAGGAGCTTAAGAAAAAATGGAATAACAGATACTAA
- a CDS encoding DUF2339 domain-containing protein, whose amino-acid sequence MSETLLVLFIIAVLFFIFNNLNNKIRRLEKEISELSLKINQPKTNIVIQQEGPEEAVTVSSHVQEITSREEIHTEEHPAEQKKDWLEPVFDFLKQNILTIIGIFTLVLGIGYFVKYAIDKNWIGETARAGTGMIIGAGIMLAGHFLRKNYAVFASIITGGGIAVLYFTTTIAFREYHLFTQNTAFIITTLITIISIALAYYYKSEVLIIFAMLGGFSAPLMISSGQSNYLFLFTYLTLLNIGMLAAAFLKHWKSVGWTAYVFTSLYLFSWTSEQPELLSIIFYVINYIIFYIFALQDYIKKNALSQWDTLMLVLINFSSIIGLIYIFNTLNYEPVIIFPILFAAVNALLLLREYGRKSFGFSYSIFAALTISLVTAAAAIQFKTHLITSVWAIEASLLLYIWKKSGHNIFKTCFYVLFPLVIIAQIITWSEYVSEDKMRVVFNPVFLTSLVTVVTMIFNLFLFKKMNGGKKQSDAFLENIFAVVSYSIIYLALLLEITYHISDMPWPAITSIGLLFSIYYVFALLLLRKKLAIDQMIQTGLIYLLLILIIFNASFAASAVVTAVLQKKLTFGFYMTHLLHWIPFVYVLWNTASIQDFYKTKLSYWAVSVTTVIAVSCGFYHTYLVSSVDDISNIYKAKEHFNILYLPIIWTVLASIFIYISLKKNISEYSRIGFALIGIMVLKLYSYDVWQMDNISRITAFIILGVILLLSSFTFQRLKNIIKNMVDKKEENPED is encoded by the coding sequence ATGAGTGAAACTCTCCTGGTCCTATTCATTATAGCTGTCCTCTTTTTTATCTTCAATAATCTTAATAATAAGATCAGAAGGCTAGAGAAAGAGATCTCCGAACTTAGCCTTAAAATTAATCAGCCTAAAACAAATATTGTTATTCAGCAAGAAGGACCGGAAGAAGCAGTAACAGTTTCCTCTCATGTACAGGAAATCACATCCCGTGAGGAAATCCATACCGAAGAGCACCCTGCAGAACAAAAAAAAGACTGGCTTGAACCTGTTTTCGATTTTTTAAAACAAAATATTCTGACAATCATCGGTATTTTCACACTTGTTCTTGGAATTGGGTATTTTGTAAAATATGCTATAGATAAAAACTGGATCGGAGAAACCGCAAGAGCAGGAACAGGCATGATTATAGGAGCCGGAATTATGCTTGCGGGACATTTTCTCAGAAAAAACTACGCTGTTTTTGCATCTATTATTACCGGAGGCGGAATTGCTGTTCTGTATTTTACAACGACCATCGCCTTCCGGGAATATCATCTGTTTACGCAGAATACAGCTTTTATTATTACCACTTTAATCACTATCATCTCCATCGCTCTTGCCTATTATTACAAAAGTGAGGTGTTGATTATTTTTGCAATGCTAGGTGGATTTTCAGCACCATTGATGATCAGTAGCGGACAGAGTAATTATCTTTTCCTTTTCACTTATCTTACTCTTCTGAATATCGGCATGCTTGCCGCAGCATTTCTTAAACACTGGAAAAGCGTGGGGTGGACAGCTTATGTTTTCACCAGTCTCTATCTTTTCTCCTGGACATCTGAACAACCTGAACTGCTCAGTATTATTTTTTATGTAATCAATTATATTATTTTCTACATTTTTGCCCTTCAGGATTATATCAAAAAAAATGCGCTTTCACAATGGGATACTTTAATGCTTGTTTTAATTAACTTCTCCAGCATTATTGGTCTGATCTATATATTTAATACGTTAAACTATGAACCGGTTATTATTTTCCCTATCCTTTTTGCCGCTGTTAACGCTTTATTGCTTTTAAGAGAATATGGAAGGAAAAGCTTTGGTTTCAGCTATTCTATTTTTGCAGCCCTTACAATAAGTCTTGTTACAGCAGCAGCAGCTATTCAGTTCAAAACTCATCTTATTACAAGTGTCTGGGCTATAGAAGCATCACTTCTTCTTTATATCTGGAAAAAAAGCGGCCACAACATCTTCAAAACATGTTTTTATGTTCTGTTTCCGCTGGTCATTATTGCTCAGATCATTACCTGGTCAGAATATGTAAGTGAAGATAAAATGAGGGTTGTATTTAATCCTGTATTTCTCACAAGCCTTGTGACCGTTGTTACGATGATCTTCAATCTTTTTTTGTTTAAAAAGATGAACGGCGGTAAGAAACAATCAGACGCTTTTCTGGAAAACATTTTTGCAGTGGTAAGCTATAGCATTATATATCTGGCTTTGCTGCTGGAAATCACTTACCATATTTCGGATATGCCATGGCCGGCCATCACCAGTATAGGTCTGCTGTTCAGTATTTATTATGTTTTTGCCTTACTTCTGCTCAGGAAAAAACTGGCTATTGATCAAATGATTCAGACCGGATTAATTTACCTGTTGCTTATCCTGATTATTTTCAATGCTTCATTTGCTGCGTCAGCAGTTGTTACAGCCGTTTTACAGAAAAAGCTTACGTTCGGTTTTTATATGACCCATCTTCTTCATTGGATTCCTTTTGTATATGTATTATGGAATACGGCTTCAATTCAGGATTTTTATAAAACAAAGTTGTCTTACTGGGCAGTTTCCGTAACGACAGTCATTGCTGTTAGTTGTGGATTTTATCATACCTATCTGGTAAGTTCTGTAGATGATATTTCAAATATTTATAAAGCAAAAGAACATTTTAATATTCTTTACCTTCCTATTATATGGACTGTTCTGGCAAGCATTTTCATTTATATCAGTTTAAAAAAGAATATTTCCGAGTACAGCAGGATTGGCTTCGCCCTCATTGGGATTATGGTGCTGAAACTTTACAGCTACGATGTTTGGCAAATGGATAATATTTCAAGAATTACAGCATTTATTATACTGGGAGTCATTTTATTACTGAGCTCTTTCACCTTCCAAAGGTTAAAAAACATCATAAAAAATATGGTTGATAAAAAAGAGGAGAACCCGGAAGATTAA
- the pheA gene encoding prephenate dehydratase, which produces MKIAFLGPHASFTQLAATQLFPGKELLPQASILDCFNAVEKGEADKAVVPLENSIEGTVSMTLDYLYKTPSIKIEAEGVMPIAHHLMIHPENRMEDIEKIYSHPQALAQSFHFLDTHYKEMGRQDFSSTAAAAKYVSENKDQKIAAVANQFAANLYGLKIVNRNIQDFEQNHTRFIIISKEHTEYHNDRLEILGEKSGMLINLPEDHPGGLHQVLSVFAWRKMNLSKIESRTLKTGLGNYFFFINVVGKWNDILHGNALLELQSINAEVDFLGNYKEFLLES; this is translated from the coding sequence ATGAAGATTGCATTTTTGGGACCTCACGCAAGTTTCACACAGCTTGCAGCCACACAGCTTTTTCCGGGTAAGGAACTTCTTCCGCAGGCCAGTATTTTAGACTGTTTTAATGCTGTAGAGAAAGGAGAAGCTGACAAGGCGGTTGTTCCTCTGGAAAACTCTATTGAAGGAACGGTTTCTATGACGTTGGATTATTTATATAAAACGCCCTCTATCAAAATAGAAGCAGAAGGTGTAATGCCTATTGCCCATCACCTGATGATTCATCCGGAGAACAGAATGGAGGATATAGAAAAAATATATTCACATCCGCAAGCTTTAGCACAAAGCTTCCATTTTCTGGATACCCATTATAAAGAAATGGGAAGACAGGATTTTTCATCCACTGCTGCAGCGGCAAAATATGTTTCTGAAAATAAGGATCAGAAAATTGCGGCCGTTGCCAATCAGTTTGCTGCTAATTTATACGGATTGAAAATTGTCAACCGAAATATTCAGGATTTTGAACAGAATCACACCCGCTTTATTATTATTTCTAAAGAACATACGGAATACCATAATGACCGTCTTGAGATTTTGGGTGAAAAATCCGGCATGCTGATTAATCTTCCGGAAGATCATCCCGGAGGACTTCATCAGGTTCTATCGGTTTTTGCCTGGCGAAAGATGAACCTCAGCAAAATTGAATCCAGAACATTGAAAACAGGGCTTGGCAACTACTTCTTCTTCATCAATGTAGTGGGAAAGTGGAATGATATCCTGCATGGAAATGCACTTTTGGAGCTTCAATCAATCAATGCAGAAGTTGACTTCCTTGGAAACTATAAAGAGTTTCTTCTGGAAAGTTAA
- a CDS encoding acyl-CoA thioesterase, with the protein MIHTTHSIRVRYGETDPMKYVYYGNYAEYLEIGRVELFRNIGMSYDEIENQGIWLPVSEYKIKYIRPALYDQKLEIHTYVKKIPGVRIEFEYEIFNEEQVKITEASTTLFFLDAKTNKVIKCPDFLMKLIEKNWKDDQ; encoded by the coding sequence ATGATACATACAACCCACTCAATACGAGTACGTTACGGAGAAACAGACCCTATGAAATATGTGTACTATGGGAACTATGCAGAGTACCTGGAAATTGGCAGGGTGGAACTCTTCAGAAATATAGGAATGTCGTACGATGAAATTGAAAACCAAGGAATTTGGCTTCCTGTTTCAGAGTATAAAATTAAATATATCCGTCCGGCTCTCTATGATCAGAAATTAGAAATCCACACGTATGTAAAAAAAATTCCGGGGGTAAGAATAGAATTTGAGTATGAAATTTTCAACGAAGAACAGGTTAAAATTACAGAAGCATCCACTACTCTCTTCTTTTTGGATGCAAAAACCAATAAAGTGATCAAGTGTCCTGATTTTCTGATGAAACTTATTGAGAAGAACTGGAAAGATGACCAATAG
- the dnaA gene encoding chromosomal replication initiator protein DnaA — MDENLMMIWQKCLQFMRDNLNAAEDNSDLKKLEKSFDMLFDKVQPLSLVANNLTLIVPSDFYKEYIEDNYLSLLSAALKKNLGKGVKLWYSVMENRPTGEEKPVTMNMKGKSVPTPKMQETMPQGFSANIVNPFVVPGIRKVNIDSNLKSDYSFDNYIEGESNKFAATVARSIAKRPGATAFNPLFLHGGYGVGKTHLGQAVGLEVKSQFPDKVVLYLSSEKFIQQFISAAKAHKQTEFANFYQMVDVLIIDDIQFLSGKSATQDSFFHIFDHLHQNGKQIILTSDKAPADIMDIQERIVSRFKWGLSAEIKSPDLSTRRQIIVDKLSRDGIVLPGDMLDFLAAEAKTNVRELIGVINSVIAYSTVYKTDLSLELLKDTINKIAANQKKVINIPYIQEVVCDYFGIKKEQLLSKTRKREIALPRQLAMYFSKELTNATFTKIGEEMGGKDHSTVMYACDTIKDVSKIDKEVKKYVKDLAERIKK; from the coding sequence ATGGATGAAAATTTAATGATGATATGGCAGAAGTGCCTTCAGTTCATGCGTGATAATTTGAACGCAGCTGAAGATAATTCTGATCTTAAGAAGCTTGAAAAATCCTTCGACATGCTATTCGATAAGGTACAGCCACTTTCGTTGGTTGCCAATAACCTTACACTTATAGTGCCGAGCGATTTTTACAAGGAATATATTGAGGATAATTACCTATCCCTGCTTTCTGCTGCCCTGAAGAAAAATCTTGGAAAAGGAGTTAAATTGTGGTACTCTGTCATGGAAAACAGGCCTACCGGAGAGGAAAAGCCAGTGACTATGAATATGAAGGGGAAAAGCGTTCCTACACCAAAAATGCAGGAAACAATGCCGCAAGGATTCTCTGCTAATATTGTTAATCCATTTGTAGTTCCGGGAATAAGAAAAGTAAATATAGATTCTAACCTGAAGTCTGACTATTCTTTCGATAATTATATAGAAGGAGAAAGTAATAAATTTGCTGCTACAGTAGCAAGATCAATTGCTAAAAGACCAGGAGCAACAGCTTTCAATCCATTATTTCTTCACGGAGGATATGGAGTAGGAAAGACACACTTAGGACAGGCTGTAGGTCTTGAGGTAAAAAGTCAGTTTCCGGATAAAGTAGTCCTTTATCTGTCTTCTGAGAAATTTATCCAGCAGTTCATTTCTGCTGCGAAAGCTCACAAACAGACAGAGTTTGCAAACTTCTACCAGATGGTTGATGTTTTGATTATTGATGATATTCAGTTCTTATCAGGTAAATCTGCTACACAGGACAGTTTCTTCCACATCTTTGATCATTTGCACCAGAACGGAAAACAGATCATCCTTACTTCGGATAAGGCACCTGCAGATATTATGGATATTCAGGAAAGAATTGTTTCCCGTTTCAAATGGGGACTTTCTGCTGAGATCAAATCTCCGGATCTTTCTACAAGAAGACAGATTATCGTAGATAAATTAAGCAGAGACGGAATCGTTCTTCCTGGAGATATGTTGGATTTCCTTGCTGCAGAAGCAAAAACCAATGTAAGAGAGCTTATCGGAGTGATCAACTCTGTGATCGCTTATTCTACGGTATATAAAACAGACTTAAGTCTTGAATTACTAAAAGATACCATCAATAAGATTGCCGCTAACCAGAAGAAAGTTATCAATATCCCTTATATTCAGGAAGTGGTATGCGACTATTTTGGAATCAAAAAAGAACAGTTGCTTTCTAAAACAAGAAAAAGAGAAATTGCACTTCCAAGACAGCTGGCAATGTATTTCTCAAAAGAATTAACGAACGCTACCTTTACAAAAATCGGTGAAGAAATGGGTGGAAAAGACCATTCAACGGTAATGTACGCTTGTGATACCATCAAAGATGTGTCGAAAATTGATAAAGAGGTTAAGAAATACGTTAAAGATCTTGCTGAAAGAATCAAAAAATAG
- a CDS encoding low molecular weight protein-tyrosine-phosphatase — protein MKILMVCLGNICRSPLAEGIMKAKLPQNFFVDSAGTISMHEGKHPDTRAVKTASGHGINISEQKSRPITKGDFDTFDKIYCMDRAVHKEVISKAKNDEQRQKVLLFLEAAGNHENAEVPDPYWGDMKDFEEVFQLLDKGCDAIKNQILS, from the coding sequence ATGAAAATATTAATGGTCTGTCTTGGGAACATTTGCAGAAGTCCTTTAGCAGAAGGGATTATGAAGGCAAAACTTCCTCAGAACTTTTTTGTAGACTCCGCCGGGACGATTTCTATGCATGAAGGCAAACATCCGGATACAAGAGCTGTAAAAACAGCATCAGGCCACGGAATTAATATTTCAGAGCAGAAATCCAGGCCCATTACCAAAGGAGATTTTGATACTTTTGACAAGATCTACTGCATGGATAGGGCTGTGCATAAAGAGGTGATCTCAAAAGCTAAAAATGATGAGCAGCGCCAGAAAGTATTGTTGTTTCTGGAAGCGGCAGGCAATCACGAAAATGCAGAAGTTCCCGATCCGTATTGGGGAGATATGAAGGATTTTGAAGAGGTTTTCCAGCTTTTGGATAAAGGCTGTGATGCTATTAAAAACCAAATTCTATCATAA
- a CDS encoding nuclear transport factor 2 family protein, translated as MKTLILLLFISFNFSFAQTQDETAIRKVMDEFMQCIKTRDEARFLSLFQEPVLWTGIYNDRTQAKRLEKNPKAEYYFTDEYKSFIGGFKDDKSEEKFDNIKIIEDGAIASANFDYSFWYDGKMENWGKEIWTLMKIHGTWKITSVTFSMDLTKYFPQPSLKERTKKQ; from the coding sequence ATGAAAACATTAATTCTTCTGCTTTTTATAAGCTTTAATTTTTCTTTTGCCCAGACTCAGGATGAAACGGCTATCCGTAAAGTAATGGATGAGTTTATGCAGTGCATTAAAACCAGAGATGAAGCCAGATTTTTATCTTTATTTCAGGAACCGGTACTTTGGACCGGAATTTATAATGACAGAACCCAGGCTAAGCGTCTGGAGAAAAATCCAAAAGCAGAATATTATTTTACCGATGAATATAAATCCTTTATCGGAGGTTTTAAAGATGATAAATCCGAAGAGAAATTTGATAATATTAAAATCATTGAAGATGGAGCAATAGCCTCTGCCAACTTTGATTACAGCTTTTGGTATGACGGAAAAATGGAGAATTGGGGAAAAGAAATCTGGACCCTGATGAAGATTCACGGAACATGGAAAATTACTTCTGTAACCTTTTCTATGGACCTTACAAAATATTTCCCTCAACCATCACTCAAAGAAAGAACTAAAAAACAATAA
- a CDS encoding SAM-dependent methyltransferase — translation MLFLLPAYLSENTPVTHFSPVLKDYIMQTDYFFVENEKTARKVVKFFAPEKKQSDLKLFLLDKYTENADIKEAQSLMLQGQDFGLLSEAGLPCIADPGNLIVKWCHEKNIRVIPVSGPSSIILALISSGFNGQEFTFHGYLPIDKAEKKKQIQRLESLVQQTGYSQIFMETPYRNNPLFEDLTKFLSPNTKLCIAANINDPEHEFIQTKTINDWKKAKPELHKIPAVFVLGK, via the coding sequence ATGCTTTTTTTACTACCCGCTTACTTATCTGAAAATACTCCTGTCACTCATTTTTCACCCGTTCTGAAAGACTATATCATGCAGACGGATTACTTCTTTGTCGAAAATGAAAAAACCGCCAGAAAAGTGGTTAAATTCTTTGCTCCTGAAAAGAAACAGTCAGATCTGAAGCTTTTTTTACTAGATAAATACACGGAAAATGCTGATATTAAGGAAGCTCAGAGCCTCATGTTGCAAGGTCAGGATTTTGGACTGCTTTCTGAAGCGGGTCTTCCATGCATCGCAGATCCCGGCAACCTGATTGTGAAATGGTGTCATGAAAAAAATATCAGAGTAATCCCTGTTTCAGGCCCATCATCGATAATTCTTGCGTTGATCTCCAGTGGATTCAATGGCCAGGAATTTACGTTTCACGGCTATCTTCCTATTGATAAAGCAGAAAAGAAAAAGCAGATCCAGCGTCTGGAAAGCCTGGTTCAGCAAACCGGATATTCCCAGATTTTTATGGAAACTCCTTACCGGAACAATCCGCTTTTTGAAGATCTGACCAAATTCTTATCTCCCAATACAAAGCTTTGTATTGCAGCCAATATCAATGACCCTGAGCATGAATTCATCCAGACAAAAACCATCAATGACTGGAAAAAAGCAAAACCGGAACTCCATAAAATCCCGGCTGTATTCGTCTTAGGGAAATAA